The genomic region TTACCACTCCTCTGACCAGCCAATATATTGTCCACAAACATAAATACTCTGGATCTAGACTGTGGGCTTGTTTTTCTGGTGATCTGATAGATCTCCCTTTCTATCCAATTTCTGTGTGAAAGAGGGAAAACGCACAGTTGAATTTGTAAATGTGTAATTATGTATTAAGGGTTATACAAAGAACAAGTCGTAGGTCTTTTGTGTCAGATTACAGAACATCCGTTTCttagtaatacaataaaaaatatgctATAATTAAGCTAGTATTCCATACAGCCAGTGTTAAATGTGTCCGTTTCGTTTATTGCTTGTAGGCCATTTCATCATGGAAATCGATGCAGGTAGTCCAGCGGAAAAAGCCAACCTGAAGGACTATGACCGTATTGTCGCTGTTAATGGAGCGTCTGTGGAAACGTTTGAACATGAGCAAGTGGTGGATGCCATTCGGAAGGGTGGAGACAAGACCACACTTTTGATTGTGGATCAGAAAACCGATGAGATCTACTCAAAGGTGAGATACTAACCAATACTCCAGTTCTGGCGCTTCAAGGACCGATGGTGAGATCTGATATAGAGAGACATTGAGATAGCTCAGTTAGTTTATGTACCACCTGTCGCAACTTGTAGGGTAATAATAGGTTCCATTTACAGCAGGTTTGACTTAACCTTCAATAATACCTAGGTCAATCAAATGACTACCATTGATCCGAGTAATTACGGCATCTAtacatgtggcaaacctagccacttctggactatattcattacaggttgtccgtaggctgactgcataTTGTGTACCGTTAACTGTATATGTGTTGTAtgatggccgttcgcatgctggcagccgtacgctgccagcacacaaagcagtagtacgacgaaacacggctatcctggccgttcgccgtacgaatgcgggctccccaggtcgaccacacattcacaggtcgtgtggtaccaattaaccgattgcaacaatgttgcaatcgataattaagggctctcctaggtggccgccgatcggctaccgaccatgcggcggtcggccatcttggatcctttgtctctgcagcggtgttcggtcgtcgagagcctgtaactgaaaacggctactcaatgatccgaacaccgctggacttccagagcgctcGGGAgtgccgcgttcggtacattatgttctccatatttattcggtacttttaaactaacttcaatgtttaaacgtattctgtgcggcgttcggttaattcagctgggatcggagcgctattctcacaaagtatgcgcctcgaccccagctacctaccgaacgttcggttattccaaagtaccgaatattgtgtgaaatatgcattttaaagtaaattgtcagttttgctgcacgaggggataatccacttaatcgtccattttagtgggagtatccttctcgtgcagcaatacctgctgggaaagtcacattgcatgatgggagaaatcccctggatttactgtatggaaaccccttgcatggggaactgtataaatatgccagctgtgaataaagccagtcagttgactcccaaactgtgtttcgtccggttattgggaggatggggaatattgccgtgctttctgtcttgactgtggatttcctgaagataccaacggatatcgtggactaatatactgcgtcccgttacaattggtggcaagcgacgggatccgaaccttacagccgaaaaacagcgttcgtgtaaactggaactaccgaacaaggaaagcaagggcaattcgtatggagattgattataccatactgaaatgacagactttaaaagagctactggaagccaggggtaagatagccagcaacaaatctaaggctgtgctgatcgctgaactgatgaagggagacagagcccgcagcgctacacctccaccagccatggaagagaccccattccagaaagagctacgaaccaggttggcgtttctaCCGCAACCAGTACCTTTGGAAATATTGACTGTGCTGGTATCGGATGTACATGATTATGTGATGACGACCCGCACACcggagacaccgcctagggcagagtctgttactgcctccacctacggacaggtaaagcccaaagtcccacatcacgcatttaaagcgttttgtgaagaaaaggacgaaattgatgggtatttgcaggattttgagcggctgtgcgatttgcacgatttggaacccgcagtatgggtgccgctgctggcaggcaaattatcgggtagggcagctgaagcctaccgtgctgtgcctcgagaggacagcaaagattaccctaaagtaaagagggcgatcttggagaggtatgctattaccccagaggcgtaccggcgcaagttcaggggcttgcgcaaacctgagaaagattctcacgcagagtgggcgcacaagctggatcaagcatcgcaaggatggatacaggccagcaacgctactaatatgGAAGAGCTgcgacagttaatgctgctggaacagttctttaatggtttgtccccagaggcacaagaatgggtgagagaccgtaaaccactcaccctaaccgaagccgctagattggcggatcagcactttgatgccaggaggcatcacggatcccagaataagactctccctcggattaccgggccacccaatacttttactcctaccggccccaccgtacccctgcacaggccagcactgaatactccaccacccccctcccgatacaacggccgggctaacattcagtgtcacacctgcaagcagtggggacacatttctcgggagtgcacccaaaaccggagccgacaagcgtggaaccaggtgcgacaaaatttagcaccaagggctgctgcacaccactaccaggtagcacccgccacccaggaaTTACTGAGCACTCAAaccgaggagcctctaggggtgctccacgaagtaatgtcggtccgagccaccgacaaccggcaacatcaccggcagttagtaaccctggaggggaaggaggtacaagggctccgggattcgggagccactctgactttggttgcaccacatctggtaccaggcgcaacccacactggcggctcagtagcagtacgggtggccgggggagcagtataccggctacccaccgccaaagtgcatttggattggggtgtgggagagggcactgtggaagtggggcttatgcagaatttacctgcagatgttgtgctagggaatgacttgggccagatgacttccgcttttgttccccaggctccataccaggaggcccaccccgtaaccacccggcagcaggctcgcaccacggctacaccgatacactctgaggctcaggtaagagaccatgacccccaaccgacccccatgtcttgggataccccgactacctttgcgaccgaagtccagacagaCCCTACCCTCCaaatatatagggaccgggcacaagcggaccaagcagggctagagggggagcggtacacatgggagaaagagCTATTATACCGGGTCACGGCTAAGGATGTGGGGGGATcggtcaccctgactaacaaacagctagtggtaccgcagaagtatagacaggagctgcttagaatcgctcatgatatccccttgtccggacacctagggatgacccgtacccgataccgattaacgcatgcctttttctggcccgggatctctcaggatgtgcgccagtactgcacctcctgcgacgtctgccagcgagtaggtaagcgaggggatcgccacaaggccaagctatgtcccctacccatcatcgcagaacccttcagcagggtagcggtggatatcgtagggcccctgccaaaacccagtccctctggcaaaaggtacattttaactgtggtggactacgccaccaggtatcccgaagctgtggccctcactaatatccatgccGAGACCGTAGCTGAAGCTCTAAttaaagtgttttcccgggtagggttcccccaagaaataatatcggaccgaggcacccaatttacggccgaagttacccaacatatgtggaaggtatgtggcattaagccaatagttaattccgcctaccacccccagtccaatggactatgtgagaggttcaacggaacgctgaagcagatgcttcggacgttcggggagacccacaaagactgggagaggttcctacctcagctactctttgcgtatagagaggtcccccaggagtcgaccggattctcaccgtttgagttactatttgggaggagggtgcggggacccttaaacttaattagggaacactgggagggagagagtactgctaacgaaacccctatcgtatcatacgtactggagttcagggaccgtctggaggcgctcactcaggctgtgcacaccaacctccaggcggcccagaagcgccagcgacgctggtacgataggggagcccgagaccgcagctttcaggtgggacagaaggttttaattttaaaacctgtccgcacagataagctgcaggccgtctggcaaggcccataccaggtagtggagcagcgatgcgacactacttatgtgattggcccctgctcaggggtagggaagagacgcatgctccacgtgaacatgctcaaaccctaccatgagaggactGAAGATGTGatggcaatctgtgcctcctccttagaggatcaggagaacctacccttacctgacctactagaaccagaGGAGCCGATAGATCCCTcgcggggagttcagctgggggagcggctaagcccccaggagcgtgcccaggtacaagcgctgattgtagccaaaggggctaccttctccaatttacctgggtacactccgctagccacccaccgagtggaaaccccgggacagctacctatgcggcaggctccatatagggttccggaatcggtccgtacccatatgaaagccgaactagatgagatgttacagctaggggttatcgaaccatcagatagcccctgggcatcgccggtagtcctggtacctaaaaaggatggcaccacccgattctgcgtcgactaccggaggctaaatgacaaaacggtgtctgacgcctacccgatgccccggatagacgagctgttagataagatggcacggggccagtatctcactaccattgacttgtgtaagggatactggcaaattcccctagccgatgatgccatccccaagtcggcgtttgtcactccgtttggcctgtaccagttcaaggtcatgcctttcggaatgaaaaacgctccggccacctttcagcggatggtagatcggctactggatggttttcaggaatatgcctgtgcctatctagatgacataggcatctttagccagacctgggaagaccacctacactatataggggcgatcctagatcgtattggggaggctgggttaacgttaaagcctagcaagtgtcacataggtatggccgatgtgcagtatctgggacaccgagtagggtgtgggcagcagagacccgaaccagccaagattgaggccgtagcaaagtggcctacccccaggactaagacgcAAGTGCTGGCGTtcctagggacggccggctattacagaaagtttgttcccgactatagcaccctggccaaacccctaacggacctgactaaaaagaaccttccccgacaggttgtctgggccccagagtgtgagcaggcattccaacaactcaagacagctctaactaatgctcctgtgttaactgctcctgatccaactaaaagatttcttgttcacacagacgcttcaatgtttggattgggggcagtactgagccaagtgggagcagatggcggagaacttaagccgcaagttactgcctcgtgaagtgagctacgccgccattgagaaagaatgcctggccgtggtgtgggcccttaaaaagttacagccatactTGTacagacaacctttttccttactcacagatcacaacccgttggtgtggctaaaccgtgtatctggagacaatgccaggctgctgcgctggagtttggcgctgcagccctttgactttaccatccattaccggccaggaaaacaaaacggtaacgctgacgggttatccagacagactgaactcgagaagtgatctgtgagtactctcccggacatccccaagccgatccgttgggatcagactgtgtatgccggcttggttctgggggagcattgtggcaaacctagccacttctggactatattcattacaggttgtccgtaggctgactgcataTTGTGTACCGTTAACTGTATATGCGTTGTAtgatggccgttcgcatgctggcagccgtacgctgccagcacacaaagcagtagtacgacgaaacacggctatcctggccgttcgccgtacgaatgcgggctccccaggtcgaccacacattcacaggtcgtgtggtaccaattaaccgattgcaacaatgttgcaatcgataattaagggctctcctaggtggccgccgatcggctaccgaccatgcggcggtcggccatcttggatcctttgtctctgcagcggtgttcggtcgtcgagagcctgtaactgaaaacggctactcaatgatccgaacaccgctggacttccagagcgctcGGGAgtgccgcgttcggtacattatgttctccatatttattcggtacttttaaactaacttcaatgtttaaacgtattctgtgcggcgttcggttaattcagctgggatcggagcgctattctcacaaagtatgcgcctcgaccccagctacctaccgaacgttcggttattccaaagtaccgaatattgtgtgaaatatgcattttaaagtaaattgtcagttttgctgcacgaggggataatccacttaatcgtccattttagtgggagtatccttctcgtgcagcaatacctgctgggaaagtcacattgcatgatgggagaaatcccctggatttactgtatggaaaccccttgcatggggaactgtataaatatgccagctgtgaataaagccagtcagttgactcccaaactgtgtttcgtccggttattgggaggatggggaatattgccgtgctttctgtcttgactgtggatttcctgaagataccaacggatatcgtggactaatatactgcgtccCGTTACAATACACATAAGGACATCATTCAGAATCAGTGAAAGATGTGGGAGAGATATAAAGAAATGAAGCAAATTGAACAACATAATTGTGCTGTGGTTACCAAGAGAAGATGGGTGGTGTACAAAGGAAATGGTACTACCACAGTGCCACAAAGAACAGCACAAGAGGCCCTCTCCCCTATATATTCACACCTAACTATGTCCCCTgtgctcagttatactgtgcGCTCAGTTTGTACACATCTCCTTTGCCTAATTATTGCCTGTTTTCCATTTGTTTTCCATCTGTGAACCTGTGCCGCCTGTCCTGACCTTTTGACTTTTCCTGACGCTTATTTCTATTGGCACATTGTTTTGGCTTATTTCTGCTAACCCAACTTTACTTTATTGCTGTTACAGGCCGGTATCTCACCGTATTTATACTTGCAAGAATTAAAAAAGCCAGAGGAGCAGAAGGAGCACACCCCAGCAGTAATTCCTGCAGTCACTACAGCCACCAAACCAGCACCCGTCCCTACACCTACACCTACACCAGAAAAACCTGCCACCACCCCGGCTGCCCCCTCCCCGGCTGCCACCTCTCCTGATCCAAAACACAAACCAAGATTGTGCCAACTGCAAAAGGGCACCAGTGGATATGGCTTCAACTTAAATGCAATAAAGGAGGTCCCAGGCCAGTATATTAAACAGGTAAagcatgtaaatataaaaatataaaaaatagatgaAGTTTCATTATTTTCAGGGATATCTGTatgtgaataaaaatataaaatgtatcagtTGCGGAATTCGTTGGcactatattaatattagtaaCAATTGGAGAAAGAGCTTATGCACATTTGTTGCATGTCGTGATCCAGAGGGAAAgagaaagttaaagggacactatggtcaccagaacaactacagcttattgtatttgttctcgtGAGTATAATCGGTCCATGCAGGAATTTTGCTATtctcacaggtttttttttttttatttctaagagaaaaggcagtgttttcattacagcctagggatacctccactggccacttctcaaatggctactagaggtgcttcctgggttagtgctgcTCTGCCTCACCTCCTTGGCAATctccgccaatccaatgcttttctgtgggaaagaattgtgattgactcagatcaccacttctgatgatgtcagccaaagaggcaggtCAATAATAaattggaataaaggtaagattttactatatttatgggacCGGAGGGGGGTGCGGTGTAGCTAGATAgtgatttttaacactatagggtcaggaattcatgtttgtgttcctgaccctatagtgttcccttaatggGCTCTGTGTAAATAAGAAACATTTTGCCTATTGTACATTAAGCATTAACATAATATCTTTGtagattaaaaaaattacattttttcttttgaaCACTAGGTATGTAGTAAAGGGAATCTTGGAGCCATTAAGGGTTGATTAGAAGCTGGAAGGTTATTGAGACCTCGAAGCATGCATCTAGTTCAGCTCTAGTGATGACTATATTTAAGACACTGAATATGAAAGCAATACAGCGAATACCAAATTATTACAATCAATAAACTGAACTCTTAGAGCATTTATATGATCTAATACCCCAATATTCATATACAGGACTTCAAGCTGTTAAAGTACTATAAGCCCCATGAACCTGGCCAATTGAAAAGATGCATTGGAAGTTTAGCTTGCTAACACTTTAGGTATTTTGTTGGAATATATCTATTAATAAGTATTTAATAATGAGTAATGTTTACATAAAAATTTTTATTGGATGCAATCcagaaaacaatttattttttaaataccaaGTGCTTTGAATCAGGGTAGGCGTTAGAACCAAGAGCTCCCTTTCAAAAACCTTCCCTGAAACGGCCTTCTTCAATAAATTATTGACACCAATGTGTATTTTATCTCTCCATCTCAATGAGAGAGCGATTTCTGTGTTCCCTTTATTAACCATTTTTACACAGAGCTGGGAGAAGTGGACTGCTTGCACACTACTCATAAAAGATGCATTGCCACGATTAGTCAAGACAATGCATACCGTCGGATTGTCCCCAAACGATCTGATGAGGAAATTGTATGGCACTTAATATATTGGTGTAACAACTCCAAATCCCTATCCACACCTGTAGGCCTGTCCTAAGCACTTTAGAACAATGTACAAAACACGTTTTTTTACCACTGACCATCAGATTTATGCTCACAGAACCGACAACACAAATATGCTTTACAGAAAGTCGAAAGAACACCAAGCAAAGGATTTACTAGCCCTCTCCGCATACTGAAATGATGGCTTGGGTTATAGATGCGGAGTAATAACCCATGCTGCACACGgtctctatttttatatatatatactgattaaGGCCAAATCTTTCTCACAGGTGGTGAAAGGTGGACCTGCCGATGTGGGTGGTGTAAAAGAAGATGACATATTGCTGGAAGTTAATGGTGTCAATGTGGAGAAAGATGCATATGAAGATGTTATTGTTCAAATCAAAAACGCTGGAGGGAACCTGACATTGTTGGTCATTTCTCAAGAAGCTTACGATTACTTCAAGTCACAAAAACTCCCTGTAACGTCTTCTATGGCTGATCCCCTTCCGAAAAAAGAGACTCCTCCGAGCAACAGTGAGAAAGCCCCAACTAACAAAGCTAAATCAGTCCCTGAACCAATTGAACTGGTAAGCCAAGTGTCTTATTAAACATATTGCTGGGAGTTAGAGAATGTTCGGAGCCTCTATcacgttaaaaggacactatagtcaccagaacaactacagcttattgcatttgttctggtgagtagaatcattaccttcaggctttttgctgtaaacactgtcttttccgagaaaatgcagtatttacattacagcctaatgataacttcactggccaatcCTCAGATGGATTCTAGAGGAGCTTCTTGGGGCAGTGGTGCACATTCAGTGtcgccaccctctgcatgcagacactgtacttttctcatagagattcattgattcaattcatctctatgaggagatgctgattggccagggctgtgtttggcttgtgctgactgcctctgatctgcctccttgacagtctcagccaatcaatgggaaagcactgtgattggctcagagaatcacttctaattatgtcagccaagcaggcagatcaggggcagagctagcaacTGCAGACGTAAATACAAGTACCATTTTACTATGTTTGAGAAggttagatggtgtttttaacaccacagggccaggaatacatgtttgtattcttgagCCTATATTGTTCCTATAATAAAAAGTTTTGAAACCTGTACAGTTTGGAATGGCCCAGTTCTCAGACTCTGTTACCTTCCATAACTGTATGAACTTGTACGGCAAACTATGCTGCATAAAGCCAGAACCAGGGACAGGATGGGACAATATTGGAGAGGGTCTGGGTATTCACTGACATACTTGCCCACTTTTTAATTattcaccccttaaggaccaaacttcatgaataaaagggaatcatgacatgtcacgtgtccttaaggggttaaaggaatattccACTCCCAAAAAATGGAGAGGGAAATCGGCACTAATTAGCAGATATAGCTATTGTTGCTGCATGTATTCTCATTtgtggtatataaaaaaaaggataactGCCACCTTTGAAAGCCCTCCCTTTCTTCCCCAAAAGACACTTTTTCAGTCTCTTCACAGGAAAATATCCTATCAGAGGATTTCACTGAGAATCCTTTGGAATCTGTCGATCTGTGAACAGTCAGTAAGAGGTCTGGTAGGAGAAATAGGGAGAAGGTAGAACACACCTGCCGTTGGCTCACAGAAGGAGGAAACAAACCTTCCTGGCGgtctgacagccagggaggcGTTTCCGAATTTAATTATAAAAGTCCTTTTAATAATGTTGGTTTTTTGAATCCATCAGATAAAATACAAAACCATGACGTAACTGCGAACTACAGGATTGTATGCACTTATTTTAAAATGAGTGTCAGCTAAGGCTTGCTATGCCCGCTGTTGGCACTAATTTGCAGTGATCTTCATTAGCCATTTATCTGGCTGAGGATTTCTGCAAAGGCAGTGCATGACCATTATTGTTCCAGAATTTAGAAGTCACTCTATAGCTGAGGATTGGTTGGCTGAGATTAATGgtaaaaaaggctgaacttgatggacgcaagtctctttccagctatgtaactatgtaatattatGGTAATAATAAGACTTCAGCTATTTTCACCTTCAAtttgaattccctttgaattctgaaCAAAGCTCTATAAGTTGGTTATTCCTTTGCAATATGCCTCTAGTTACTACGATGAGTGATCCACTGATAGAACTTTATCCCGTGATACTTTTAAAGTTTTTCTCTATGCAGAACTAAGCACCAGGTTGTCCCCTATTGATACGCATGTAAAATTGTAAAAGGAACCGGTTCTCAGATTCCTGAGATACGAATTCGTAACACTGAAAGCTGCTTGATAAATAGGGAACTAGATGGACATTTTTACCAAGTCTAACCCACGCAGGCTGCATTTATACCTTGATTGTATTTGGAAACAAAACCCCTTTCTATTAGTGAATCATAGGGCTCAATGTCTCAGTCAGCATGTAAATGTTCCGTTGGGCTGTTTGCTCATTTATTTATAGGGACACACAGTATAATGAATTATGGAGACCTACCTGCTATAAAACTCTAGtgggaaataaataaaagttcacaATAGCAAAGCACTGGTTTACAAGAATAAGGGGAGATCCTAAATTTAAATCTCACACCTAGCCATGATCATTCCTGATGCACAATACCTTTTATTTCTCATGAAAAAATAATTTCTCTTTAAACAGGCGGCAAGCCCACCTCCTGATGTTAAATCACAAGATAAACAAGAAAAGGACGATGACACTCAGCTGTAAAAAGAAAATCCGACTCTTGAGGCAGGAGCTACTTCCGGACTGTAACTCCCATCACTTTCAAACTGCCTTGAAAACAAATCCTACACTGAGAATCCAGCCGGACTATAGAAAGAAAGCTGTAGCTGTTGTGgatactcccatcactctgagcccggctgtggctgatgggagttgtGTTTAGAAGCAGGTTGCCCAGAAAACTCACAAGCTGTCCATACTCCCCATGCCCAGCTCACGGTTCACAGAGAATCATTCAGggaatttaagtatttggtttcAACACATGACACAATCATTACGGTGAGATAAGGTTTAAATGCAACTGAAGAATTGTTCATTTTGATAAACAACTAAATTCAAACACCGTCAATTCTAAGAGGATCCTAGGATTCCATCACATCAAGGatgacaaaataaatagatataaacGAGCAGAAAAAAAGGTTAACCTCAACCATGTACTTGTGTATTTCTGAGGTTTCGATGCAATAAAAGGAGAGCATTTCACGTGGTGGATGCTTGTGTGTATTTACATCAATGTCTGATTCAATCCTCAGGGGACACCTTTCCTTACTTTAAGACCACAATAGTTGAACTTGCTTGGcttggagaatgtttctagttcagctattttggcctgaagTTTAAAATTTACTTGAAAGGAACactgtgtgttcctgaccctatagtgttaaaaccaccattagaAAGGATTAAAACTGACTCACCCTCGTTGGCTGACATAATCGGAATTGATgatcccatagggaaagcattagactggctgagatt from Pelobates fuscus isolate aPelFus1 chromosome 1, aPelFus1.pri, whole genome shotgun sequence harbors:
- the PDZK1 gene encoding Na(+)/H(+) exchange regulatory cofactor NHE-RF3 isoform X2, with the protein product MASPTKPRECLVTKQDGKGFGFSLRIEKNEVGHLVRSIEKDSSADRSGLKDGDRVLTVDGIFVDEKEHTEVVDIIKKSGNSVTLLVLDEVAYENAKRKGEDLSKLSKTSAQPVTQPEVSQPPKKDEVQNSVPKPRICYLAKDGGSYGFSLKSTPGTSGVFLGSLAPNGIAAKAGVRDGDHIIEMNGNNVENDSHEQIIQKVKESGSIIVFLLADKETEDYFTKMKLKITADTATLEHLPSKPRTVDLKKEPSGYGFYLRQEKNRKGHFIMEIDAGSPAEKANLKDYDRIVAVNGASVETFEHEQVVDAIRKGGDKTTLLIVDQKTDEIYSKAGISPYLYLQELKKPEEQKEHTPAVIPAVTTATKPAPVPTPTPTPEKPATTPAAPSPAATSPDPKHKPRLCQLQKGTSGYGFNLNAIKEVPGQYIKQVVKGGPADVGGVKEDDILLEVNGVNVEKDAYEDVIVQIKNAGGNLTLLVISQEAYDYFKSQKLPVTSSMADPLPKKETPPSNSEKAPTNKAKSVPEPIELAASPPPDVKSQDKQEKDDDTQL